One segment of Nostoc piscinale CENA21 DNA contains the following:
- a CDS encoding N-acetylmuramoyl-L-alanine amidase, whose product MSFREWATRVLLISLVFTALSVALLIGKINQSKIPQTTSSNQEMTTVGNEYPQVKLQSSKNQSAKSPGIPRQNLGRYRTTEAFAKYQPRYEIAKVDPSNYGDRYTQDIYGVRLTNPAIIVLHETGYSADSAINFFQTPHEDESVQASYHSLIELDGTVVYLVSPEKRAFGAANSVFESFNGFETVQTNPNLPPSVNNFAYHVSLETPPDGRGNNYIKVHSGYTEAQYHSLAWLIAQSQVPEDRITTHQQVDRSGQKIDPVSFDFDKFLNLLNTYREISPVYRAQK is encoded by the coding sequence ATGAGTTTTAGAGAATGGGCAACTAGGGTGCTATTAATTTCTCTGGTATTTACTGCTTTGAGTGTGGCGCTGTTGATTGGCAAAATTAACCAATCAAAAATTCCTCAAACCACCTCATCAAATCAAGAGATGACGACAGTTGGGAATGAATATCCTCAAGTAAAGTTGCAATCCTCTAAAAATCAATCAGCCAAATCTCCTGGTATTCCCCGGCAGAATTTGGGCAGATATAGAACTACAGAGGCTTTTGCTAAATATCAACCAAGATATGAAATTGCTAAAGTAGACCCTAGTAATTATGGCGATCGCTACACTCAAGATATTTACGGTGTCAGACTCACCAATCCAGCCATTATCGTACTACACGAAACTGGTTATTCTGCCGACAGCGCCATTAATTTCTTTCAAACACCCCATGAAGATGAAAGTGTCCAAGCCAGTTATCATTCCTTAATTGAATTAGATGGTACAGTTGTTTATCTAGTCTCACCAGAAAAACGAGCTTTTGGGGCGGCTAACTCAGTTTTTGAAAGCTTTAATGGTTTTGAAACTGTCCAGACTAACCCTAATTTGCCGCCATCTGTCAATAATTTTGCCTATCATGTTTCTTTAGAAACACCACCCGATGGCCGGGGAAATAATTATATTAAAGTTCATAGCGGCTATACCGAAGCTCAATATCATTCTTTAGCTTGGTTAATTGCCCAAAGTCAGGTTCCCGAAGATCGCATTACGACTCATCAACAAGTCGACCGTTCTGGTCAAAAAATCGATCCAGTAAGTTTTGATTTTGATAAATTCTTGAATTTACTCAATACCTATCGTGAAATTAGTCCAGTTTATCGGGCGCAGAAGTGA
- a CDS encoding HEAT repeat domain-containing protein → MAQLAQAYKDDSTKTLLLQLATAKDVDSFVQQTAVAQLAQAYKDDSTKTLLLQLATAKDVDSFVQRTAVAQLAQAYKDDSTKTLLLKLATAQDNNWYMQEIVVKQLAQVYKNDLDTKTLLRQLASADEDYFVRGIAVQQLAKVYKFQSELFEIYYNCAANDPFEHSHDDIIPNPRRVALEIIVKQYPQHELTLPLLCDRAENDPDEQVRKYAQKKLAELEK, encoded by the coding sequence GTGGCACAATTAGCCCAGGCTTACAAGGATGACAGCACTAAAACCCTTCTCCTACAACTCGCTACTGCCAAAGATGTTGATTCGTTTGTGCAACAGACAGCAGTGGCACAATTAGCTCAGGCTTACAAGGATGACAGCACTAAAACCCTTCTCCTACAACTCGCTACTGCCAAAGATGTTGATTCGTTTGTGCAACGGACAGCAGTGGCACAACTAGCCCAGGCCTACAAGGATGACTCCACTAAAACCCTTCTCCTAAAACTCGCCACTGCCCAGGATAATAATTGGTATATGCAAGAGATAGTAGTGAAACAATTAGCTCAAGTTTACAAAAATGACCTCGACACCAAAACTCTCCTGCGTCAACTGGCGAGTGCAGATGAAGATTATTTTGTGCGAGGGATAGCAGTGCAACAATTAGCTAAAGTTTACAAATTTCAGTCTGAACTTTTTGAAATCTACTATAACTGTGCAGCCAACGACCCCTTTGAGCATAGCCATGATGATATTATCCCAAATCCCCGACGCGTTGCACTGGAGATAATTGTCAAACAATATCCCCAGCATGAGTTGACTTTACCACTGTTGTGCGACAGAGCCGAAAATGATCCAGATGAGCAAGTAAGGAAATATGCTCAGAAAAAATTGGCAGAATTAGAGAAGTAA
- a CDS encoding type II toxin-antitoxin system HicB family antitoxin, with translation MNSHYTIIIQWSDEDDCFVVSLPEWGDYCHTHGDTYEEALKNAQEVLEMLIESALEDGEILPEPQTLGKSLKVA, from the coding sequence ATGAATTCTCATTACACAATAATTATTCAATGGTCTGATGAAGATGATTGTTTTGTTGTCAGTCTTCCTGAGTGGGGAGATTATTGCCACACTCACGGAGACACTTATGAAGAAGCTTTAAAAAATGCTCAAGAAGTTTTAGAAATGCTAATTGAATCTGCTTTAGAAGATGGTGAAATTTTGCCAGAGCCGCAAACTTTAGGCAAGTCTTTAAAAGTAGCATAA
- a CDS encoding SDR family oxidoreductase translates to MVSSASNGKIALITGANKGLGFEMSRQLAQQGLTVLIAGRNLQAAQAAATTLKDEGLKAEVIALDINSSTQIHTAVQEIADRFGQLDVLINNAGVMLDGDWGISNASSVSLDIIRKTFETNFFALVEVTQALLPLILKSKSGRIVNMASIEGSLTLHADPNSLIYDAKPFAYNASKAAVNSFTVHLAHELRNTPVKVNSAHPGWVKTELGGEGAMMDISEGAKTGVQLATLPDDGPSGGFFHLGEPVPW, encoded by the coding sequence ATGGTCAGCAGCGCATCAAATGGCAAGATTGCACTAATTACTGGCGCAAACAAAGGTCTAGGATTTGAAATGAGTCGCCAACTAGCCCAGCAAGGATTAACAGTTCTGATAGCAGGGCGCAATCTCCAAGCAGCGCAAGCAGCAGCAACGACACTGAAAGATGAAGGATTAAAAGCTGAAGTGATCGCCCTCGATATTAATAGTAGTACTCAAATTCACACAGCCGTTCAAGAAATTGCAGACAGATTTGGCCAGCTTGACGTTCTGATTAACAATGCAGGAGTAATGCTGGATGGAGATTGGGGCATTAGTAACGCCAGTTCTGTTTCTTTAGACATCATCCGCAAGACTTTTGAGACTAACTTTTTTGCCTTGGTAGAAGTAACTCAAGCATTACTGCCCTTGATTTTGAAAAGTAAAAGCGGTCGGATTGTCAATATGGCCAGCATTGAAGGTTCACTCACCCTCCATGCTGATCCGAACTCGCTTATTTATGATGCCAAACCCTTTGCCTACAATGCTTCCAAAGCCGCAGTTAATTCTTTTACTGTTCACTTAGCCCATGAACTACGCAATACACCAGTCAAAGTCAACAGCGCCCATCCTGGTTGGGTAAAAACAGAATTGGGTGGTGAAGGCGCAATGATGGACATTAGCGAAGGTGCAAAAACAGGCGTGCAGTTAGCTACCCTACCTGATGATGGGCCGAGTGGCGGCTTTTTCCATTTGGGTGAACCTGTACCTTGGTAG
- a CDS encoding HNH endonuclease, producing the protein MSSPYINAELRRLVARRADYLCEYCLIPEGDGLSFQVDHIISVKHGGATTADNLCYACIFCNLQKGTDLGSINWQTGELVRFFNPRRDFWGEHFRLDEAVIQPLTDIGEVTARIFDFNSDERVIERQVFIISGQYPSESALKRINK; encoded by the coding sequence GTGTCTAGTCCTTACATTAATGCAGAACTGCGGCGTTTAGTTGCTCGTCGCGCTGATTATCTATGTGAGTATTGTTTAATTCCAGAAGGTGACGGCTTAAGTTTTCAAGTTGACCATATCATCAGCGTGAAACATGGCGGTGCAACTACAGCAGATAATCTTTGCTATGCCTGTATTTTCTGCAACTTGCAAAAAGGAACGGATTTAGGTTCAATTAATTGGCAGACTGGTGAACTTGTAAGATTTTTTAACCCACGTAGGGATTTTTGGGGTGAGCATTTTCGCTTAGATGAGGCTGTGATTCAACCGCTAACAGATATAGGGGAAGTAACAGCCCGTATTTTTGATTTTAATAGTGATGAAAGAGTAATTGAACGGCAAGTTTTTATAATATCTGGTCAGTATCCATCAGAGTCGGCATTAAAACGGATCAATAAGTAG
- a CDS encoding NACHT domain-containing protein: protein MYILIFKQYTRRSQAIMSELFLGWVATNAVGLLVKTIMNQEFVKEFAQDLAKDYAKDFFKDRFNNVPIALFEKEPLQKAIVKALKEFFQIVEDELKLCQVSEADIKKFAKPLKTFIYNKYVKQILGKAFKDDCNSLNYQELSNIWDELNLPLMPANFNWQSVTQKYLKKCKEILGDSSELRSILLGQRLEEIIRLLKENCSITQDFDLLKYLEAIRERYISLKLHRLENKGSELRINLWQIFIPQNVREVYQVLPELPKEHLRRLQATQQLDTEFDLEELDRYKRNYIQQPIRSVLDVIQEKHSRNYLVILGDPGSGKSTLLHYLALKWVEETLTLKDFSLPIPLLIELNSYVRDRNEKCNNFLEYYNHAPKCFFHLNQHKLHEQLKAGNALVMFDGLDEIFDSVMRNEVIDSIHRFTNEYPDVQVIVTSRIIGYQPQVLQDAEFRHFILQDLELEQITDFIGRWHERTFNITDKEEKDLKQERLQKAITESKAIAELAGNPLLLTMMAILNLSQELPRDRPELYNQASRVLLHKWDVERALETDKWAINDKDKQAMLRQVAYTMQSSDAGLAGNVISEDSLINVLTEYLKEELEFDQPKLAARRIIEQLRTRNFMLCFLGADYYAFVHRTFFGIFLCCVFCLAV from the coding sequence GTGTATATACTCATATTTAAACAATACACTAGGCGATCGCAAGCAATTATGTCGGAATTATTTCTTGGGTGGGTAGCGACTAATGCTGTTGGGCTACTGGTTAAGACAATTATGAATCAGGAATTTGTTAAGGAATTTGCTCAGGATTTAGCAAAAGACTACGCTAAAGACTTTTTCAAAGACCGTTTCAATAATGTCCCCATAGCACTATTTGAGAAAGAGCCACTGCAAAAAGCTATTGTTAAAGCATTGAAAGAGTTTTTTCAAATTGTAGAAGACGAGTTGAAGTTGTGCCAAGTCTCGGAAGCCGATATTAAGAAATTTGCTAAACCGCTAAAGACGTTTATATATAATAAATATGTTAAACAAATTTTAGGAAAAGCTTTTAAAGACGATTGTAATTCTCTTAATTATCAAGAACTCAGCAATATCTGGGATGAGCTTAATTTACCACTTATGCCAGCTAACTTTAACTGGCAATCGGTTACACAAAAATATCTTAAAAAATGCAAAGAAATTCTTGGTGACTCATCTGAACTACGCAGTATTTTATTGGGACAGAGACTTGAAGAAATTATCAGATTGTTAAAAGAGAATTGTAGTATTACACAAGATTTTGATTTACTAAAATATTTAGAAGCTATTCGTGAGCGGTACATTAGTTTAAAGCTGCATCGTTTAGAGAATAAAGGCAGCGAATTGAGGATTAATTTATGGCAAATATTTATTCCTCAAAATGTCCGCGAAGTTTATCAGGTGTTACCAGAACTACCCAAAGAACATCTCCGCCGATTACAAGCAACTCAGCAATTAGACACTGAATTTGATTTGGAAGAATTAGACCGCTATAAACGCAATTATATTCAGCAGCCGATACGTTCAGTATTAGATGTTATCCAAGAGAAACATTCAAGAAATTATCTTGTAATTTTAGGCGATCCGGGTTCTGGTAAGTCTACATTACTTCATTACCTAGCATTAAAATGGGTTGAAGAAACTTTGACGCTGAAAGATTTTTCTCTGCCGATTCCACTGCTCATTGAATTGAACAGTTATGTGCGCGATCGCAACGAGAAATGTAATAATTTTCTGGAATATTATAATCACGCCCCCAAATGCTTCTTTCATCTCAATCAGCATAAGCTGCACGAACAACTCAAGGCTGGTAATGCTTTAGTTATGTTTGATGGATTAGATGAAATCTTTGATTCAGTGATGCGAAATGAAGTAATTGATTCTATTCATCGCTTTACTAACGAATATCCAGATGTGCAAGTAATTGTCACTTCTCGCATTATTGGCTATCAACCTCAAGTATTACAAGATGCTGAATTTAGACATTTCATTTTGCAAGATTTAGAGTTAGAACAAATTACCGATTTTATTGGACGATGGCATGAAAGGACTTTTAATATCACTGACAAAGAAGAAAAAGACCTTAAACAAGAGCGACTGCAAAAAGCAATTACAGAATCAAAAGCCATTGCTGAACTAGCAGGAAATCCTCTGCTATTGACTATGATGGCAATTCTCAATCTCAGTCAAGAACTACCTAGAGATAGACCAGAACTTTATAATCAAGCATCAAGAGTATTGTTACACAAGTGGGATGTAGAACGTGCTTTAGAAACAGACAAATGGGCTATTAATGATAAAGATAAGCAAGCCATGCTACGTCAAGTTGCCTATACTATGCAATCTAGCGATGCAGGTTTAGCTGGCAATGTGATTAGTGAAGATAGTTTAATTAATGTTCTGACTGAATATTTAAAAGAAGAGTTAGAGTTTGATCAACCCAAATTAGCGGCAAGGCGAATAATTGAACAACTGCGGACTCGTAACTTTATGTTATGCTTCCTTGGTGCTGATTACTATGCTTTTGTACATCGAACTTTTTTTGGAATATTTCTGTGCTGCGTATTTTGTCTGGCGGTTTGA
- a CDS encoding CobW family GTP-binding protein has product MVADVITDTVPVTVLTGYLGAGKTTLLNHILTYEHGKKVAVIVNEFGEVGIDNQLVIDADEEIFEMNNGCICCTVRGDLIRIIGNLMKRRDKFDHLVIETTGLADPAPVIQTFFVDEDMQNKLSLDAVVTVVDAKHIWQHWEADEAQEQIAFADVILLNKTDLVTAEELEELEKRIRGMNAIAKIYRTRNSELAMDSLLGVQAFDLNRALEIDPNFLGEDAHEHDESVYSVALVAAGALDGEKLHAWMSKLLQTQGPDIFRMKGILNIAGEDNRFVFQGVHMIFDGRPDRPWKPTETRKNELVFIGRNLDEAKLKQDFLACLV; this is encoded by the coding sequence ATGGTGGCTGATGTAATAACAGATACAGTTCCCGTAACTGTTTTGACTGGCTATTTGGGCGCAGGCAAAACAACTTTACTCAATCACATTCTCACTTATGAACATGGTAAAAAAGTGGCTGTGATTGTGAATGAATTTGGAGAAGTGGGTATTGATAATCAATTAGTTATTGATGCCGATGAAGAAATATTTGAGATGAATAATGGCTGTATTTGTTGTACAGTCCGTGGTGATTTAATTCGCATCATCGGTAATTTGATGAAGCGACGTGATAAGTTTGACCATTTAGTAATTGAAACTACTGGTTTAGCTGATCCAGCACCAGTGATTCAGACATTCTTTGTCGATGAAGATATGCAAAATAAACTGTCTCTAGATGCAGTGGTGACAGTGGTAGATGCCAAGCATATTTGGCAACATTGGGAAGCCGATGAAGCCCAAGAACAAATTGCATTTGCGGATGTTATTTTACTTAATAAAACTGATTTAGTAACAGCAGAAGAATTAGAAGAATTAGAAAAGCGGATTCGGGGGATGAATGCGATCGCTAAAATCTATCGCACCCGCAACTCAGAATTAGCAATGGATTCCTTATTGGGTGTGCAAGCTTTTGATTTGAATCGCGCCTTAGAAATTGACCCGAATTTTTTAGGCGAAGATGCACATGAACATGATGAAAGCGTTTATTCTGTGGCGTTAGTAGCAGCAGGCGCACTCGATGGCGAGAAGCTACACGCTTGGATGAGTAAATTATTACAAACTCAAGGCCCTGATATTTTTCGGATGAAGGGCATTTTAAATATTGCGGGGGAAGACAATCGCTTTGTGTTTCAAGGCGTACACATGATATTTGATGGTAGACCCGACAGACCTTGGAAACCCACCGAAACCCGAAAAAACGAGTTAGTTTTCATCGGTCGGAATTTAGATGAAGCCAAACTCAAACAAGATTTTTTGGCTTGTTTGGTGTGA